Proteins from a genomic interval of Diospyros lotus cultivar Yz01 chromosome 6, ASM1463336v1, whole genome shotgun sequence:
- the LOC127804640 gene encoding ras-related protein Rab11D — protein MASGGYGDASQKIDYVFKVVLIGDSAVGKSQILARFARNEFSLDSKATIGVEFQTRTLVIQHKSVKAQIWDTAGQERYRAVTSAYYRGAVGAMLVYDITKRQTFDHIPRWLEELRAHADKNIVIILIGNKTDLEDQRAVTTEDAKEFAEKEGLFFLETSALEATNVENAFMTVLTEIFNIVNKKNLVASEDQANGNPGSLAGKKIIIPGPAQEIPAKSKMCCTS, from the exons atggcgagTGGAGGATATGGAGACGCCAGCCAGAAGATCGACTACGTGTTCAAGGTGGTGCTGATCGGCGACTCTGCCGTCGGGAAGTCGCAGATTCTTGCTCGGTTCGCTCGGAACGAGTTCAGCCTTGACTCCAAGGCCACCATAGGGGTTGAGTTCCAGACTCGAACCCTAGTCATCCAGCACAAGTCcgtcaaggctcagatctgggaTACAGCCGGTCAAGAACG ATATAGAGCAGTTACTAGTGCGTACTACAGGGGTGCTGTTGGGGCTATGTTGGTGTATGACATAACCAAGCGCCAGACTTTTGATCACATACCCCGTTGGCTGGAGGAGTTACGTGCCCATGCTGACAAGAACATTGTCATCATTCTGATTGGAAACAAAACTGATCTTGAAGACCAACGCGCTGTCACCACCGAGGATGCAAAAGAATTTGCAGAGAAGGAAGGTTTGTTCTTCTTGGAGACCTCGGCATTGGAAGCAACAAACGTGGAGAATGCATTCATGACGGTGTTGACAGAGATATTCAACATTGTGAACAAGAAGAATCTAGTGGCAAGCGAGGATCAAGCTAATGGCAACCCAGGATCCCTGGCCGGCAAGAAGATTATAATCCCTGGCCCTGCACAAGAGATTCCGGCAAAGAGCAAGATGTGCTGTACATCATAG